The Blastomonas fulva genome contains a region encoding:
- a CDS encoding thioesterase family protein, with amino-acid sequence MNLAQTLASLVPADTGWTVTIPACWMQGRTAYGGLSSALAHHAARLAVPDAPPLRSAQVAFVGPLAGEVTISCDLLRRGRNTAFVETKIRSDEGLGFIGTFIFMSKRESRIDYEGVHRPDVAPPPAEGSTRSGPPEFFTSQMEYPEKRLELGMNTPRLASWHRFAERDGLDAMTELLCIGDGLPPSAMGLMDIAGPISSMNWQVNMLTDAPETDNGWWLLESVTHHAHHGASSQYMTVWNSRLEPVMAAMQSVALFV; translated from the coding sequence ATGAATTTGGCTCAAACCCTCGCTTCGCTTGTTCCTGCCGATACCGGCTGGACCGTCACCATCCCGGCCTGCTGGATGCAGGGGCGCACCGCCTATGGCGGACTCTCCTCTGCGCTTGCGCATCACGCCGCGCGGCTCGCCGTGCCCGATGCGCCGCCGCTACGGTCTGCGCAGGTTGCCTTTGTCGGCCCGCTGGCAGGCGAGGTCACGATCAGCTGCGATCTGCTGCGCCGGGGCCGCAACACCGCCTTTGTCGAGACCAAGATCCGCAGCGACGAAGGGCTCGGCTTCATCGGCACTTTTATCTTCATGAGCAAGCGCGAGAGCCGAATCGATTATGAGGGCGTGCACCGCCCCGATGTCGCTCCGCCGCCGGCAGAAGGATCGACCCGCAGCGGTCCGCCCGAATTCTTCACCTCGCAGATGGAGTATCCCGAAAAGCGCCTCGAACTGGGGATGAACACGCCCAGGCTTGCCAGCTGGCACCGCTTTGCCGAGCGCGACGGGCTCGATGCGATGACCGAGCTGCTGTGCATTGGCGATGGGCTGCCGCCGTCTGCTATGGGGCTCATGGACATCGCCGGACCGATCAGTTCGATGAACTGGCAGGTCAACATGCTGACCGATGCGCCGGAGACGGATAACGGCTGGTGGCTGCTCGAATCGGTGACGCACCATGCGCATCACGGTGCCTCGAGCCAGTATATGACCGTTTGGAACAGCAGGCTGGAACCGGTGATGGCCGCAATGCAGAGTGTGGCCTTGTTCGTCTGA
- a CDS encoding NAD(P)H-dependent flavin oxidoreductase, with product MKTRITELFGIQHPIIQGGMHYVGFAELAAAVSNAGGLGIITGLTQKTPEELDAEIKKCKALTDKPFGVNLTFLPVLTAPDYPGYVRVIIENGVKAVETAGNNPQMVLPYLKEAGIKVIHKCTSVRHALKAQSIGCDAVSVDGFECGGHPGEDDVPNMILLPRAADELDIPFVASGGQADARSLVASLAMGADGINMGTRFIATKEAPVHENVKQAIVAASELDTRLVMRPLRNTERVMTNAAVEELLVIEREKGANLQFTDIIEQVAGVYPRIMMEGDMDAGAWSCGMVAGLIHDIPTCKELIDRIISEAETIIRGRLEGMLAG from the coding sequence ATGAAGACCCGGATCACAGAGCTTTTCGGCATCCAGCACCCGATCATCCAGGGCGGCATGCACTATGTCGGCTTTGCCGAACTGGCCGCCGCGGTATCGAACGCAGGCGGGCTAGGCATCATCACCGGGCTCACCCAGAAGACGCCGGAAGAACTCGATGCCGAGATCAAGAAGTGCAAGGCGCTGACCGACAAGCCGTTCGGGGTCAACCTGACTTTCCTGCCCGTGCTCACCGCGCCGGATTATCCCGGCTATGTCCGCGTGATCATCGAAAACGGGGTGAAAGCGGTCGAGACTGCGGGCAATAACCCGCAAATGGTGCTGCCTTATCTCAAGGAAGCGGGCATCAAGGTCATCCACAAATGCACCAGCGTGCGCCATGCGCTCAAGGCGCAGTCGATTGGCTGCGATGCGGTGTCGGTCGACGGCTTCGAATGCGGCGGGCATCCGGGCGAGGACGATGTGCCCAACATGATCCTGCTGCCCCGCGCCGCAGACGAACTCGACATTCCGTTTGTCGCTTCGGGCGGTCAGGCCGATGCCCGCTCGCTGGTCGCGTCGCTGGCGATGGGAGCAGACGGAATCAACATGGGCACCCGCTTCATCGCCACGAAGGAAGCGCCGGTGCATGAGAACGTCAAGCAGGCCATCGTCGCTGCCTCCGAACTCGACACCCGCCTCGTCATGCGCCCGCTGCGCAACACCGAACGCGTGATGACCAACGCGGCGGTCGAAGAGCTGCTGGTGATCGAGCGCGAAAAGGGTGCAAACCTCCAGTTCACCGACATCATCGAGCAGGTCGCGGGCGTCTATCCGCGCATCATGATGGAAGGCGACATGGACGCTGGCGCATGGAGCTGCGGCATGGTCGCAGGACTCATCCACGACATTCCGACGTGCAAGGAGCTGATCGACCGGATCATATCCGAGGCGGAGACGATTATCCGCGGTCGGTTGGAAGGCATGCTGGCGGGGTGA
- the ettA gene encoding energy-dependent translational throttle protein EttA codes for MAAQYSYVMKGLTKTFPGANKPVLNGIHLQFYSDAKIGIVGPNGSGKSTLMKVMAGLDKEYTGEAWPGEGVTVGYLAQEPELDPTKTVKQNVMDGVRPVADLVERFDEISNLMADPPEDADFDALMEEMGTLQEKIDAVDGWTLDNQLEIAMEALRCPPGDADVANLSGGEKRRVALCRLLLEKPGILLLDEPTNHLDAESVSWLERHLVDYPGNVILVTHDRYFLDNVVNWILELDRGKYFVYEGNYSTYLDKKAQRLQQESREDEGRQKAIQDELAWIRQTPKARQTKSKARIRAFDELVEAQENRSPGKAQIVIQTPARLGGKVIEAHGLTKAYGDKLLFEDLSFTLPPGGIVGVIGANGAGKSTLFKLITGKEEPDSGTIAIGDTVKLGYVDQSRDDLDPNHNVWEEISDGLDFFKLGKHDVPTRAYVGAFNFKGQDQQKKVGQLSGGERNRVHMAKMLKEGGNVLLLDEPTNDLDVETLRALEEALESFAGCAVVISHDRFFLDRLCTHILAFEGNSHVEWFEGNFESYEEDKRRRLGDEADRPTRMSYKKLTR; via the coding sequence ATGGCCGCACAATATTCCTACGTCATGAAGGGTCTGACCAAGACCTTCCCCGGCGCCAACAAGCCGGTGCTCAATGGCATCCACCTGCAATTCTATTCGGACGCCAAGATCGGCATCGTCGGCCCCAACGGATCGGGCAAGTCGACGCTGATGAAGGTGATGGCCGGGCTCGACAAGGAGTACACCGGTGAAGCGTGGCCGGGCGAGGGCGTCACCGTCGGCTATCTGGCGCAGGAGCCCGAACTCGACCCCACCAAGACGGTCAAGCAGAACGTGATGGACGGGGTGCGCCCGGTCGCCGATCTGGTCGAGCGCTTTGACGAGATCAGCAACCTGATGGCCGACCCGCCGGAGGACGCGGATTTCGACGCCCTGATGGAAGAGATGGGCACGCTGCAGGAAAAGATCGACGCGGTCGATGGCTGGACGCTCGACAACCAGCTCGAGATCGCGATGGAGGCCCTGCGCTGCCCGCCCGGCGATGCCGATGTCGCGAACCTGTCGGGTGGTGAAAAGCGCCGCGTGGCCTTGTGCCGCCTGCTGCTCGAAAAGCCCGGCATCCTGCTGCTCGACGAACCCACCAACCACCTCGACGCCGAAAGCGTCTCGTGGCTGGAGCGGCATCTGGTCGATTATCCGGGCAACGTGATCCTCGTCACCCATGACCGCTATTTCCTCGACAATGTCGTGAACTGGATCCTCGAGCTCGATCGCGGAAAATACTTCGTCTACGAAGGCAACTACTCGACCTATCTCGACAAGAAGGCGCAGCGGCTCCAGCAGGAATCGCGCGAGGACGAGGGCCGCCAGAAGGCGATCCAGGACGAGCTCGCGTGGATCCGGCAGACCCCCAAGGCACGTCAGACCAAGTCCAAGGCGCGTATTCGTGCGTTTGACGAACTGGTCGAGGCGCAGGAAAACCGCAGCCCCGGCAAGGCGCAGATCGTCATCCAGACGCCCGCACGTCTCGGCGGCAAGGTGATCGAGGCGCATGGCCTGACCAAGGCCTATGGCGACAAATTGCTGTTCGAGGACCTGTCGTTCACGCTGCCCCCGGGCGGCATCGTCGGTGTGATCGGCGCCAACGGCGCGGGCAAATCGACCTTGTTCAAGCTGATCACCGGCAAGGAAGAGCCCGACAGCGGGACGATCGCGATCGGCGATACGGTCAAGCTCGGCTATGTCGACCAGAGCCGCGACGATCTCGACCCGAACCACAATGTCTGGGAAGAAATCTCCGACGGGCTCGATTTCTTCAAGCTGGGCAAGCACGACGTGCCTACCCGCGCTTATGTCGGTGCGTTCAACTTCAAGGGTCAGGACCAGCAGAAGAAGGTCGGCCAGCTCTCGGGCGGTGAACGCAACCGTGTCCATATGGCCAAGATGCTCAAGGAGGGCGGCAACGTGCTGCTGCTCGACGAACCGACCAACGATCTCGACGTCGAGACACTGCGCGCACTCGAGGAAGCGCTCGAAAGCTTTGCCGGCTGCGCGGTGGTCATCAGCCATGACCGCTTCTTCCTCGATCGCCTGTGCACGCACATCCTGGCGTTCGAAGGCAACAGCCATGTCGAATGGTTCGAAGGCAACTTCGAAAGCTATGAAGAAGACAAGCGCCGCAGGCTGGGCGACGAAGCCGATCGCCCGACGCGGATGAGTTACAAGAAGCTGACGCGCTAA
- a CDS encoding M20/M25/M40 family metallo-hydrolase — protein MNMRILAALAALTLPFPLIAQQSPAHDPAALQQKALGDNTAYGIVEDLTTEIGPRLAGTEREAAARAWAVTRLKAMGFANVRIEPFDMKTWVRGIETAEVTGPYSGKMHISALGNSASTGEKGLEAEVVYFRTLADLGAAPAGSLKGKIAFVSHKMTKTQNGASYGQFGGVRRIGPSLASEKGAAAIIIRSVGTDYHRNPHTGGTSFGEKGVPIPAAALSIPDAENLERMIARASKKGEAVRMKLVLTPRQIGTTQSGNVIAEVPGSDPAAGMILIGGHLDSWDLGTGAIDDGAGVAISAAAAKMIMDAGTPKRTIRVVWWGAEEVGIFGGRAYAEKHGAAGHALAMESDFGADRIWQVDFRLPEGTDDLQTRIANALAPLGVGRGRDVAGGGPDHGPIVALGVNAIDLQQDGTDYFDLHHTPDDTLDKIDPKAMQQNVAAWVTVLGIVANDPADLLPKAKVAE, from the coding sequence ATGAACATGCGCATCCTTGCGGCACTGGCCGCGCTCACCCTGCCCTTCCCCCTTATCGCCCAGCAAAGCCCGGCCCATGACCCTGCCGCGCTCCAGCAAAAGGCGCTGGGGGACAATACCGCTTATGGCATCGTCGAAGATCTCACCACCGAGATCGGCCCGCGGCTCGCAGGCACCGAACGCGAGGCGGCGGCGCGCGCCTGGGCCGTGACGCGGCTCAAGGCGATGGGCTTTGCCAATGTGCGTATCGAACCTTTCGACATGAAGACCTGGGTGCGCGGCATCGAAACCGCCGAGGTCACCGGCCCCTATAGCGGCAAGATGCACATCTCGGCGCTGGGCAATTCGGCCAGCACCGGCGAAAAGGGGCTCGAGGCCGAGGTCGTCTATTTCCGCACGCTGGCGGATTTGGGCGCTGCACCTGCGGGCAGCCTGAAGGGCAAGATCGCCTTTGTCAGCCACAAGATGACCAAAACGCAAAACGGCGCCAGCTATGGCCAGTTCGGCGGGGTGCGGCGGATTGGCCCCAGCCTGGCCTCGGAAAAAGGCGCAGCGGCGATCATCATCCGGTCGGTCGGCACCGATTATCATCGCAACCCGCACACCGGTGGCACCAGCTTTGGCGAGAAGGGCGTTCCCATTCCGGCAGCGGCACTCTCGATCCCAGACGCGGAGAATCTCGAGCGCATGATCGCGCGCGCCTCCAAAAAGGGCGAGGCGGTGCGGATGAAGCTGGTCCTCACCCCGCGCCAGATCGGCACCACCCAGTCCGGCAACGTGATTGCCGAGGTGCCGGGCAGCGATCCGGCGGCGGGCATGATCCTGATCGGCGGGCATCTCGACAGCTGGGATCTGGGCACCGGAGCGATCGATGACGGCGCAGGCGTCGCGATCAGCGCCGCCGCGGCCAAGATGATCATGGACGCGGGCACGCCGAAGCGCACCATTCGTGTCGTATGGTGGGGCGCTGAAGAGGTCGGCATTTTCGGCGGTCGTGCTTATGCGGAAAAGCACGGCGCAGCAGGCCATGCGCTGGCGATGGAATCAGACTTCGGCGCCGACCGTATCTGGCAGGTCGATTTCCGGCTGCCGGAAGGCACCGATGATCTGCAGACCCGCATCGCCAACGCGCTTGCCCCCTTGGGCGTCGGGCGCGGCCGCGATGTTGCCGGTGGCGGGCCCGATCACGGCCCGATCGTCGCGCTGGGGGTCAATGCGATCGACCTGCAGCAGGACGGCACCGACTATTTCGACCTCCACCACACCCCCGACGATACGCTTGACAAGATCGACCCCAAGGCGATGCAGCAGAATGTCGCAGCCTGGGTGACGGTATTGGGGATCGTGGCGAATGATCCCGCAGATCTGCTGCCAAAGGCGAAAGTCGCGGAATGA
- a CDS encoding RcnB family protein: MKMLSKTLIGTLMLATTLPVATVPAFAQSRGEVVRSERDVRQEQRELQRERRDVQDARRYGNARDVREERRDVREQRRDVQEARREYREDLRDYRQYRGTNRQAFRGQNFRANFRYQQFRPGVRIAPNYFGQRYVVNNYRNYRLPNPGARQAWVRHYNDMLLVNQRNGTVIRVIPNFYW; encoded by the coding sequence ATGAAGATGCTCTCCAAGACCCTGATAGGGACCCTGATGCTGGCGACCACACTGCCTGTCGCCACCGTTCCCGCTTTCGCGCAGTCGCGTGGCGAGGTGGTTCGTTCCGAACGCGACGTGCGCCAGGAGCAGCGTGAACTGCAGCGCGAACGCCGCGATGTGCAGGACGCCCGCCGCTATGGCAACGCGCGTGATGTTCGCGAAGAACGCCGCGATGTGCGCGAACAGCGCCGCGACGTCCAGGAAGCCCGCCGCGAATATCGCGAGGATCTGCGCGACTATCGCCAGTATCGCGGCACCAACCGTCAGGCGTTCCGTGGCCAGAACTTCCGCGCGAACTTCCGCTATCAGCAGTTCCGCCCCGGCGTTCGCATCGCACCGAACTATTTCGGCCAGCGCTATGTCGTGAACAACTATCGCAACTATCGTCTGCCCAATCCGGGCGCGCGGCAGGCGTGGGTGCGGCACTATAACGACATGCTGCTGGTGAATCAGCGCAATGGCACGGTCATCCGCGTCATCCCCAATTTCTACTGGTAA
- a CDS encoding SH3 domain-containing protein, producing the protein MRTSWFKALVLGGMVAAVVMPGGSPVQAQAEVEVPYWASIQRDEAFARAGPMASYQIEWVFRRKNLPVKVVKRYGTWRQIQDPDGWTGWMHSNMLSRKRTAIVQGSVSAIRAAPQDSAKLMWRAQPGVVGELGDCEAGWCEFAVDRRAGWVRQDEIWGAGAP; encoded by the coding sequence ATGCGGACATCATGGTTCAAGGCGCTTGTGCTTGGCGGCATGGTGGCGGCTGTCGTGATGCCGGGAGGCAGCCCCGTGCAGGCGCAGGCAGAGGTCGAAGTCCCGTATTGGGCGTCGATCCAGCGCGACGAGGCATTTGCCCGCGCCGGGCCGATGGCAAGCTATCAGATCGAATGGGTGTTCCGGCGCAAGAACCTGCCGGTCAAGGTGGTCAAGCGCTATGGCACGTGGCGGCAGATCCAGGATCCCGATGGCTGGACGGGCTGGATGCACTCCAACATGCTTAGCCGCAAGCGCACCGCGATCGTGCAGGGCAGTGTGAGCGCGATCCGCGCCGCGCCGCAGGACAGCGCCAAGCTGATGTGGCGCGCGCAGCCCGGCGTCGTTGGCGAGCTGGGTGATTGCGAGGCCGGATGGTGCGAGTTTGCTGTCGATCGCCGCGCGGGCTGGGTGCGGCAGGACGAAATCTGGGGTGCCGGCGCGCCCTGA
- a CDS encoding 2-hydroxyacid dehydrogenase, which yields MPANASSQPSAPQHAPGARPRVVVTRKLAPSVEARMAELFDVVLNENDHAFSRDELAAAMADCDALVPTVTDALDAQLIAGAGDRLKLLANFGAGVDHIDLKAARAKGIIITNTPGVFTDDTADMTMALILSVPRRLAEGEKLVRSGEWDGWSPSGMLGHRIGGKQLGIVGMGRIGQAVAHRARGFGMDVRYHNRRRLPESLEQMLGASFEPDLDALVAQSDIITLHCPRSPETRGLIDARRIGLMKPSAYLINTARGEIVDEAALIDALEAGRIAGAGLDVYTHEPQVDPRLLALKNVVLLPHVGSATFEGRRVAGEKVIANIRFWFDGHRPPDQVLEGWM from the coding sequence ATGCCTGCAAACGCCTCTTCCCAGCCGTCAGCCCCGCAGCATGCACCCGGCGCGCGCCCGCGCGTTGTCGTGACACGCAAGCTCGCTCCCTCGGTCGAAGCGCGCATGGCCGAACTGTTCGATGTTGTCCTGAATGAGAACGATCACGCCTTCAGCCGCGACGAACTTGCTGCAGCAATGGCCGATTGCGATGCGCTGGTACCCACGGTCACCGATGCGCTCGATGCCCAGCTGATCGCGGGTGCCGGAGATCGCCTGAAACTGCTGGCGAATTTTGGTGCCGGGGTCGATCATATCGATCTCAAGGCCGCGCGCGCCAAGGGCATCATCATCACCAACACGCCGGGGGTGTTCACCGACGATACCGCCGACATGACGATGGCGCTGATCCTGTCGGTACCGCGCCGGCTCGCCGAGGGCGAGAAGCTCGTGCGTTCCGGCGAATGGGACGGCTGGAGCCCATCCGGCATGCTCGGTCACCGAATCGGCGGCAAGCAGCTTGGCATCGTCGGCATGGGCCGGATCGGCCAGGCCGTGGCGCATCGCGCGCGCGGTTTCGGCATGGACGTGCGCTATCACAACCGCCGCCGCCTGCCCGAGAGCCTCGAGCAGATGCTCGGCGCGAGCTTCGAGCCCGATCTCGATGCGCTGGTCGCCCAGTCTGACATCATCACGCTTCACTGTCCGCGCAGCCCCGAAACCCGCGGGTTGATCGACGCAAGGCGCATCGGCCTGATGAAGCCCAGCGCCTATCTGATCAACACCGCGCGCGGCGAGATCGTCGACGAGGCAGCTTTGATCGATGCCCTGGAAGCCGGCAGGATCGCAGGCGCCGGGCTGGATGTGTACACCCACGAGCCACAGGTCGATCCGCGGCTGCTCGCGTTGAAGAACGTCGTGCTGCTGCCGCATGTCGGCAGCGCCACCTTCGAAGGGCGCCGCGTCGCCGGCGAGAAGGTCATCGCCAATATCCGCTTCTGGTTCGATGGCCATCGCCCGCCCGATCAGGTGCTCGAAGGCTGGATGTAG
- a CDS encoding ammonium transporter, which yields MIARLARAAVVSAALLAAPAWAAPGVIDMAAIDPADSGDTAFVLISAVLVMLFALPGVLLMQAGRGTSRAVQPVFLQGAAIAALVSLLWVVVGYTLAFGDAGGGVIGGGNAWMLIALGNVRFGTAVPESAFVLFQIAGAMLAALLVAGAWVGRARFGWALAFGGLWSLIVYAPVAHWIWGGGWLFGFGVLDFAGGIALHFCAGISALVAALIIGRRAGWQGAEMAPHNPTLVLAGAALLFVGNFALAGGWTLAATDDASSAIINAHVAASVSGLVWLLIEKLRTGSVSALGLVSGLTAGIAAIAPAAGLVSPGAAILIGLIAAPACYFVLRFVTETLAIDDSNHAFALHGVGGLIGALLVALFTSASFGGIGYPDGGGFGGQLLAQLIGLGAVAMWSILGTLIVGYGIAMAIPMRISKAEETGEAVVAAPLTEPQTDPVAIPTEPSLPA from the coding sequence ATGATCGCAAGGCTGGCACGCGCCGCAGTTGTTTCAGCAGCTTTGCTGGCGGCCCCCGCATGGGCGGCGCCGGGCGTCATCGATATGGCCGCGATCGATCCGGCGGATTCGGGCGATACCGCCTTTGTCCTGATATCTGCGGTGCTGGTGATGCTGTTTGCCCTGCCCGGGGTACTGTTGATGCAGGCTGGCCGGGGAACCTCGCGGGCAGTTCAGCCGGTGTTCCTGCAGGGCGCGGCGATCGCAGCGCTGGTGTCGCTGCTGTGGGTTGTGGTCGGCTACACGCTGGCGTTCGGAGATGCAGGCGGCGGGGTAATCGGGGGCGGAAATGCCTGGATGCTGATCGCTCTGGGCAATGTCCGCTTTGGCACCGCTGTTCCTGAAAGCGCGTTCGTTCTGTTCCAGATCGCCGGGGCCATGCTGGCTGCGCTGCTGGTCGCGGGTGCCTGGGTCGGGCGCGCCCGCTTTGGCTGGGCGCTGGCCTTTGGCGGACTGTGGAGCCTGATCGTCTACGCGCCGGTCGCGCACTGGATCTGGGGCGGCGGCTGGCTGTTCGGATTTGGCGTGCTCGATTTCGCAGGCGGCATCGCACTGCACTTTTGCGCAGGCATTTCCGCACTGGTCGCGGCACTCATCATCGGACGGCGCGCCGGGTGGCAGGGCGCCGAGATGGCTCCGCACAATCCAACACTGGTGCTGGCAGGCGCAGCCCTGCTGTTCGTCGGCAACTTTGCATTGGCCGGTGGCTGGACGCTGGCCGCCACCGACGATGCCAGCAGCGCGATCATCAACGCGCATGTCGCAGCAAGCGTCAGCGGCCTTGTCTGGCTGCTGATCGAAAAGCTGCGCACGGGCAGCGTCTCCGCCTTGGGACTGGTCAGCGGACTTACCGCAGGCATCGCCGCGATTGCGCCCGCTGCCGGATTGGTGTCTCCGGGCGCTGCCATCCTGATCGGCCTGATCGCCGCGCCCGCCTGCTATTTCGTGCTGCGCTTCGTCACCGAGACGCTGGCCATCGACGACAGCAACCACGCATTTGCTCTGCACGGCGTCGGCGGCCTGATCGGCGCGCTGCTGGTGGCGCTGTTCACGAGCGCGAGCTTCGGCGGAATCGGCTATCCCGATGGCGGCGGCTTTGGCGGCCAGCTACTGGCGCAGTTGATCGGCCTGGGCGCGGTGGCGATGTGGTCGATCCTGGGCACGCTGATCGTCGGCTATGGCATCGCGATGGCCATCCCAATGCGCATATCCAAGGCGGAAGAGACCGGCGAGGCGGTTGTTGCCGCCCCTCTGACGGAGCCGCAGACGGACCCGGTGGCTATTCCGACAGAGCCCAGCCTTCCGGCCTGA
- the lepA gene encoding translation elongation factor 4: MTELKHIRNFSIIAHIDHGKSTLADRLIQQTGGLSEREMSAQVLDNMDIEKERGITIKAQTVRLNYTAKDGQLYELNLMDTPGHVDFAYEVSRSLAACEGALLVVDAAQGVEAQTLANVYQSIEHDHEILPVINKIDLPAAEPEKVKKEIEDIIGLDASEAVLASAKSGIGIEEILEQIVRKIPPPKGDRDAPLEAMLVDSWYDPYLGVVILVRVVNGVIKKGQNIKFMAGGTEHLVDRVGCMRPKIETLPELAAGEIGFITAQIKDISQTRVGDTITTVKNPAAAPLPGFKEVQPVVFCGLFPVDANDFDKLRDSISKLRLNDASFSFEMESSAALGFGFRCGFLGLLHLEIIQERLTREYDLDLITTAPSVVYKIQLTYGGGEIELHNPADMPDPTKIDEIQEPWIEAVIYCPDEYLGSILKLCQDRRGIQKNLTYVGGRAQVTYELPLNEVVFDFYDRLKSISRGYASFDYHQIGYREGDLVKMSIMVNAEPVDALSMIVHRGTAESRGRGMCERLKDLIPRHLFKIPIQAAIGGKVIARETIAAMRKDVTAKCYGGDISRKKKLLDKQKEGKKRMREYGSVSIPQEAFIAALRMGEE; the protein is encoded by the coding sequence ATGACCGAACTCAAGCACATCCGAAATTTCTCCATCATCGCGCATATCGACCATGGCAAATCGACCCTGGCCGACCGGCTGATCCAGCAGACCGGGGGGCTGTCCGAACGCGAAATGTCCGCACAGGTGCTGGACAACATGGACATCGAAAAAGAGCGCGGGATCACCATCAAGGCGCAGACCGTGCGGCTGAACTACACCGCCAAGGACGGGCAGCTGTACGAGCTGAATCTGATGGACACGCCGGGGCACGTCGACTTCGCCTATGAGGTGTCGCGCTCGCTCGCCGCGTGCGAAGGCGCGCTGCTCGTCGTAGACGCCGCACAGGGGGTCGAGGCGCAGACGCTGGCGAACGTCTATCAGTCGATCGAGCATGATCACGAGATCCTGCCGGTCATCAACAAGATCGATCTGCCGGCCGCAGAGCCCGAAAAGGTGAAGAAGGAGATCGAGGACATCATCGGTCTCGATGCCTCCGAAGCCGTGTTGGCCAGCGCCAAGTCGGGCATCGGCATCGAGGAAATTCTCGAGCAGATCGTCAGGAAGATCCCCCCGCCCAAGGGTGACCGCGACGCGCCGCTCGAGGCGATGCTGGTCGACAGCTGGTACGATCCGTACCTTGGCGTCGTCATTCTGGTGCGCGTCGTCAACGGCGTGATCAAGAAGGGCCAGAACATCAAGTTCATGGCCGGCGGGACCGAGCATCTGGTCGACCGTGTCGGCTGCATGCGCCCCAAGATCGAGACGCTGCCCGAGCTGGCAGCCGGCGAGATCGGCTTCATCACTGCGCAGATCAAGGACATCAGCCAGACTCGCGTCGGCGACACGATTACCACGGTGAAGAACCCCGCAGCTGCCCCGCTGCCGGGGTTCAAGGAAGTGCAGCCGGTGGTGTTCTGCGGGTTGTTCCCGGTCGATGCAAACGACTTCGACAAATTGCGCGACTCAATCTCCAAGCTGCGGCTCAACGACGCATCGTTCAGCTTCGAGATGGAATCGAGCGCGGCATTGGGCTTCGGCTTCCGCTGCGGTTTCCTCGGCCTGCTGCATCTGGAGATCATCCAGGAACGTCTGACCCGCGAGTACGACCTCGACCTCATCACCACAGCACCGTCGGTGGTCTACAAGATCCAGCTGACCTATGGTGGCGGCGAGATCGAGCTGCACAATCCCGCGGACATGCCCGATCCGACCAAGATCGACGAAATCCAGGAGCCGTGGATCGAGGCGGTGATCTATTGCCCAGACGAGTATCTCGGCAGCATCCTCAAGCTCTGCCAGGACAGGCGCGGTATTCAGAAGAACCTGACCTATGTCGGCGGACGCGCACAGGTGACGTACGAATTGCCGCTCAACGAGGTGGTGTTCGATTTCTACGACCGCTTGAAGTCGATCAGCCGCGGCTATGCGTCGTTCGATTACCACCAGATCGGCTATCGCGAAGGCGACCTCGTCAAGATGTCGATCATGGTCAACGCCGAACCCGTCGATGCGCTGAGCATGATCGTCCACCGTGGCACCGCCGAATCGCGCGGTCGCGGCATGTGCGAGCGGCTGAAGGACCTGATCCCGCGCCACCTGTTCAAGATCCCGATTCAGGCGGCGATCGGCGGCAAGGTGATCGCGCGCGAAACCATCGCCGCGATGCGCAAGGACGTGACCGCCAAATGCTATGGCGGCGACATCAGCCGCAAGAAGAAGCTGCTCGACAAGCAGAAGGAAGGCAAGAAGCGGATGCGCGAGTACGGTTCGGTCAGCATCCCGCAGGAAGCCTTTATCGCGGCGCTCAGGATGGGCGAAGAGTGA